GTTTGAGAAATTTTCTCTGCCGTTTTCGGGCGGCTGCAAACTGGGGAAAAGGACGGTGACACCGCATCTTTACGCCTTGGAAAATTTCGGAATAAAGATAAAAGTAAAGGAAGGAGAATACGAAATAAGCCGGAAGAAAATCACTCCGGGCGGTGAGGTGATAATGTACGAGTCGGGCGATACCGCCACCGAAAACGCGATATTGGCGGCCTCGCTGGCCCCCGGCAAAACGACGATAAAATTCGCCTCCGCCAATTACCAGGTGCAGGACCTTTGCCATTTTTTGGCGGAACTGGGCGCAAAAATTGAGGGCATCGGGGCGACCACGCTGGAAATAATGGGCGCGGAAAAGATGGATAAAAATATAAACTTTTATCTGACCGAAGACCCTATTGACGCCATGTTTTTCTTGACGGCGGCCATTGTGACAAAATCTTTTTTAACCGTAAAAAAATGCCCGCTGGACTTCCTTGAGCTGGAATTGTTCAAGCTCAAAAAAATGGGGCTGAAATTTTCCGTTTCAAAAGAATATTTGTCGGAAAACGGATTTGCCCGCCTGGCGGACGTGAAAGTTTCCCCTTCCAAACTTGAAGCTCCGGCGGAAAAGCTTTACGGCCGCCCCTTCCCCGGCCTCAACATAGACAATTTGCCTTTCTTCGTCCCCGTCGCGGCATTGGCCGAAGGAGAAACGCTCGTTCACGACTGGGTTTACGAAAACCGAGCCATTTATTACACCGAGCTCAACAGGCTCGGCGCCAAAATCAATCTGGCCGACGCCCATCGCGTCTTCGTAAAAGGACCGACGGAATTCAAAGCCGCCGAAGTTGTCTGCTTGCCGGCGCTGCGTCCGTCCGCCATAATATTGATAGCCATGCTCGGGGCGAAAGGCCGCTCGGTTTTAAAAAACACTTACACGATAGAAAGAGGATATGAGGATATTTGCGGAAGGTTGAGAAGCATCGGGGCGGAGATAGAGAAAGTAGCCACTAGCCACTAGTTATTAGCCACTAGTGCCAAAGAATAAAATTCACTGATGGCTATTGGCTAATGGCTGACGACTGTTTAAAGACATGGGATTTTTTAATAAAAAACTCGGGATAGATTTAGGCACAGCCAACACGCTGGTTTATTTTCCCGGCAAAGGGGTGATTTTGAACGAGCCTTCCGTGGTGGCTGTTTCCATTGAAGACAACAAAGTTCTGGCCGTGGGCGACGAAGCTAAAACCATGATCGGCCGCACGCCGGACACCATAACGGCGTACCGACCGATGAAGAACGGGGTCATCGCCGACTACCGCGTCACCGAGGCGATGCTGCGCTACTTCATTTCCAAAGCTTTGGGCAAGTGGAGCTTCTTTAAGCCGGAAGTACTGGTCTCCGTTCCCGCCGGAGTTTCTTCCACGGAGAGAAGGGCGGTGGTGGAAGCCGCCGTCAAAGCCGGAGCCAAATCGGCGTACGTGATGAAGGAGCCGATTCTGGCGGCCATCGGCGCGGGCATTCCCATTCATGAAGCGATGGGGCACATGGTGATGGACATCGGCGGCGGGACCACCGACGTGGCGGTTATCTCGCTGGGAGGCATCGTCGCCTGCGCGTCTCTCAAGTGCGCCGGAGACAGGATAGATCAGGCCATCGGCGATTACGTCAAGAAAAATTTCAATCTTTTTATCGGTGACAGGACGGCGGAGGAAATAAAAATAAAAATCGGTTCGGCTGTTCCCGTTGAAGAAGAATTGGTTTACAAAATTAAAGGGCGCGATTTCATCACCGGCCTGCCCCGGACGGCGGAAATTACAACCAACGAAGTGGTTAAGGCCATAGATCCCGAGCTCAAGGATATGATGAAAGTCATCAAAAACGTTCTGCAGGAAACTCCGCCCGAACTGGCCTCCGACATTATAGACAGCGGCATCACCATGACCGGCGGCTCTTCGCTTCTGCGCAACTTGGACGAGCTGGTTTTTCGCGCCACCGGCGTAAAGGCGCGGGCGGCCAACGACGCCCTGCTTTGCGTGGCCAAAGGCGCCGGCTTGGCTTTGGAACACCTGGATACTTACAAAAAGAGCATCATCGCCAAAAGATAGAATCAAGGTTGACAATATCTCCGGTGGGGTTAACATTA
The DNA window shown above is from Candidatus Paceibacter sp. and carries:
- a CDS encoding UDP-N-acetylglucosamine 1-carboxyvinyltransferase, with protein sequence MSDYVISGGRKLKGEITVNPSKNSAVAILLASLLNEGKTTIMNLPKIEEVFRIIEILESLGAKTKWLKDHIFEITPPKKINLKNLNTEAALKTRIMILLIGILAHKFEKFSLPFSGGCKLGKRTVTPHLYALENFGIKIKVKEGEYEISRKKITPGGEVIMYESGDTATENAILAASLAPGKTTIKFASANYQVQDLCHFLAELGAKIEGIGATTLEIMGAEKMDKNINFYLTEDPIDAMFFLTAAIVTKSFLTVKKCPLDFLELELFKLKKMGLKFSVSKEYLSENGFARLADVKVSPSKLEAPAEKLYGRPFPGLNIDNLPFFVPVAALAEGETLVHDWVYENRAIYYTELNRLGAKINLADAHRVFVKGPTEFKAAEVVCLPALRPSAIILIAMLGAKGRSVLKNTYTIERGYEDICGRLRSIGAEIEKVATSH
- a CDS encoding rod shape-determining protein, whose amino-acid sequence is MGFFNKKLGIDLGTANTLVYFPGKGVILNEPSVVAVSIEDNKVLAVGDEAKTMIGRTPDTITAYRPMKNGVIADYRVTEAMLRYFISKALGKWSFFKPEVLVSVPAGVSSTERRAVVEAAVKAGAKSAYVMKEPILAAIGAGIPIHEAMGHMVMDIGGGTTDVAVISLGGIVACASLKCAGDRIDQAIGDYVKKNFNLFIGDRTAEEIKIKIGSAVPVEEELVYKIKGRDFITGLPRTAEITTNEVVKAIDPELKDMMKVIKNVLQETPPELASDIIDSGITMTGGSSLLRNLDELVFRATGVKARAANDALLCVAKGAGLALEHLDTYKKSIIAKR